Proteins co-encoded in one Trueperella abortisuis genomic window:
- a CDS encoding DUF2516 family protein codes for MGIVDSAFTILFNIVLPLAITCLFVWAFIDAAARPARQFAVASQSKNFWLVILGVGALAEVATRFQYLLHLYVPFSGFIRLAFLIALVYYLGPERSKMGRRPGSGRGTQRGTW; via the coding sequence ATGGGAATCGTCGACTCCGCCTTTACCATCCTTTTTAATATCGTCTTGCCGCTTGCGATCACCTGCCTGTTTGTGTGGGCGTTCATCGACGCGGCGGCGCGCCCGGCCCGGCAGTTCGCGGTGGCCTCCCAGTCGAAGAACTTCTGGCTGGTCATCCTCGGCGTCGGCGCCCTCGCCGAGGTCGCCACTCGCTTCCAGTATCTGCTGCATCTTTACGTGCCGTTCTCCGGCTTCATCCGCCTCGCGTTCCTTATCGCCCTGGTGTACTACCTTGGCCCGGAGCGTTCGAAGATGGGCCGGAGGCCGGGTTCAGGGCGCGGGACACAAAGGGGGACCTGGTAA
- a CDS encoding IS1249 family transposase, with the protein MRRPNPHARRCPICQTATKKNGSTSAGRQRWRCPACGHSFTSTHRRQQREKQFREFVEFITDTEPKRRLTGSTRTWDRDHAWCWDTRPIWDITGEVHDQIFIDGTYIAHGWCVLVAATTDGVIAYQLCAKESKAAYTALLSRIPAPAVVTTDGDRGALAAIKACWPTSRLQRCLVHIQRNIRTLTTTRPKTDQHKALYKLALDLTKITTADQAIAWQKGLAAFHTLYDTWLAERTYKATVAPSQIPRFAQNNKSWWYTHHATRRLVRALDGYVKAGVLFTYLDPTTGATSPLASTTNSLEGGTNAVLKTYLRAHRGLSEEHMKTALDYFLYTRSIDPQPLATFINNTPATTKPKPEPEPDGPAYIDNAINTQAPWDDGLTIHQGWAGH; encoded by the coding sequence GTGAGAAGACCAAACCCGCACGCCCGCCGCTGCCCGATTTGTCAGACCGCCACGAAGAAGAACGGCTCAACGAGTGCTGGCCGGCAGCGCTGGAGATGCCCGGCTTGTGGCCACAGCTTCACCAGCACTCATCGGCGCCAGCAACGCGAAAAACAGTTCCGCGAATTCGTTGAATTCATTACCGACACTGAACCCAAACGTCGCCTAACCGGCTCTACTCGGACGTGGGATCGCGATCACGCTTGGTGTTGGGATACCCGCCCGATCTGGGACATCACCGGAGAGGTTCATGACCAGATCTTCATCGACGGGACCTACATCGCTCACGGCTGGTGCGTCTTGGTGGCGGCTACCACTGACGGTGTTATCGCCTACCAGCTATGCGCCAAAGAATCCAAAGCCGCCTACACGGCCTTACTGTCGCGTATCCCTGCTCCGGCCGTGGTCACCACCGACGGGGACCGCGGGGCCCTGGCCGCGATCAAGGCCTGCTGGCCTACCAGCCGCCTGCAACGGTGCCTAGTCCACATCCAGCGCAACATCCGCACCCTGACCACCACCCGCCCCAAGACCGACCAGCACAAGGCCCTATACAAACTGGCCTTGGACCTGACCAAGATCACCACCGCCGACCAAGCCATCGCCTGGCAAAAAGGCCTCGCAGCCTTCCACACCCTCTACGACACCTGGCTGGCCGAACGCACCTACAAGGCCACTGTCGCCCCCTCACAGATCCCGCGCTTTGCCCAGAACAACAAGTCCTGGTGGTATACCCACCACGCCACCAGGCGCCTGGTCAGAGCCTTAGACGGCTACGTCAAGGCCGGGGTGCTCTTTACCTACCTCGACCCCACCACAGGCGCGACAAGCCCCCTGGCCTCAACCACGAACTCCTTAGAAGGCGGGACGAACGCCGTGCTGAAGACCTACCTACGAGCCCACCGCGGCCTATCCGAAGAGCACATGAAGACCGCCCTGGACTACTTCCTCTACACCCGCTCCATCGACCCCCAACCCCTGGCCACGTTCATCAACAACACCCCCGCCACCACCAAGCCCAAACCCGAACCTGAGCCCGACGGGCCAGCCTACATCGACAACGCCATCAACACCCAAGCCCCTTGGGACGACGGCCTGACCATCCACCAAGGCTGGGCAGGACACTAA
- a CDS encoding FABP family protein: MAFRLPENLAPENYPLGWLIDTWYGGGVLEYENVDAAAYLHELTIDAVDGGPYVRLNSRIWLAKEPASEVDKEAPGQWTYDHLTKDVLWSAQTGYLRVTPDAPKREDGSVELEATVATPMGISQLWVGLINGPRLQMVTDTVIRSGAAADFKAAKFLGGNVASDFFYAYDMEAFGFEMRNYLAGRLSRQFDDAVDAPAKKVEEE, translated from the coding sequence ATGGCTTTCCGACTTCCTGAGAATCTGGCCCCGGAGAACTACCCGCTGGGCTGGCTGATTGACACGTGGTACGGCGGCGGTGTGCTGGAGTATGAGAACGTCGACGCCGCGGCGTACCTGCACGAGCTGACGATCGACGCCGTCGATGGCGGCCCGTACGTTCGCCTGAATTCGCGGATTTGGCTGGCGAAGGAGCCGGCGTCGGAGGTGGATAAGGAGGCGCCGGGCCAGTGGACGTACGATCACCTGACGAAGGACGTGCTGTGGTCGGCGCAGACGGGCTACCTGCGCGTCACCCCGGATGCCCCCAAGCGCGAGGATGGCTCAGTGGAGCTGGAGGCCACGGTCGCCACCCCGATGGGTATCTCCCAGCTGTGGGTGGGCCTCATCAACGGCCCGCGGCTTCAGATGGTGACCGACACGGTGATCCGCTCGGGCGCCGCGGCGGACTTTAAAGCGGCGAAGTTCTTGGGCGGCAACGTGGCCTCGGATTTCTTCTACGCCTACGACATGGAGGCGTTCGGCTTCGAGATGCGCAACTATCTTGCGGGGCGGCTTTCGCGCCAGTTCGACGACGCCGTTGACGCACCCGCCAAGAAGGTGGAGGAGGAATGA
- a CDS encoding Nramp family divalent metal transporter, with amino-acid sequence MLNVRAGRSQGLLPMLGPAFVAAVAYVDPGNVAANISAGATYSYMLVWVLVLANAIAVLVQYQSAKLGLVTGQSLPELLGDRLPTRQRIAFWLQAEIIAAATDLAEIIGGAIALQLLFGLPLIVGGVIVGAVSMSLLIFQNVRRQRQFEAIVVALLAIITCGFLAGLFINPPSAGGVLSGMIPRFSDTNSVLIAASMLGATVMPHAIYLHSSLVNHRFAKKGRNFKLLLRATRADVVSALIVAGAVNLGLLLLAASALGGRAGTDSIEGAHAAIADVLGPGIGVVFAVGLLASSLASTSVGAYAGSEIMGGLLHVRVPLWVRRLVTLIPALVVLWAYPNPSWALVISQVALSFGIPFAIIPLTKYTADRGVMGDYRDGPVMRVAMVTVSVLIVVLNFALIYLTLTGAGV; translated from the coding sequence GTGCTAAACGTTCGCGCAGGCCGAAGTCAGGGGCTCCTACCCATGCTTGGGCCGGCATTTGTGGCCGCCGTGGCGTATGTCGATCCGGGCAACGTGGCGGCGAACATATCGGCGGGCGCCACATATTCCTACATGTTGGTGTGGGTGCTCGTCCTCGCAAATGCTATTGCGGTGCTCGTTCAGTATCAGAGCGCCAAGCTCGGACTCGTGACGGGACAATCGCTCCCGGAGCTCCTTGGAGATCGTCTGCCCACGCGGCAACGCATCGCGTTTTGGCTGCAGGCGGAAATCATCGCGGCGGCGACCGACCTTGCCGAGATCATCGGCGGGGCGATCGCCCTCCAGCTGCTATTCGGGCTACCGCTGATCGTGGGCGGAGTGATCGTCGGGGCGGTGTCAATGTCGCTTCTGATCTTCCAAAACGTACGGCGCCAACGCCAGTTCGAAGCCATTGTGGTCGCCCTACTGGCGATCATCACCTGCGGCTTCCTTGCCGGGCTGTTCATCAATCCGCCGTCGGCGGGCGGGGTGCTCTCCGGCATGATCCCGCGCTTTAGCGACACGAACTCGGTGCTGATCGCCGCGTCGATGCTAGGCGCGACCGTGATGCCGCACGCGATCTACCTGCATTCCTCGCTGGTCAATCATCGCTTCGCCAAGAAAGGGCGCAACTTCAAACTCCTTCTCCGAGCCACGCGCGCCGACGTGGTCTCCGCCTTAATCGTCGCCGGCGCGGTCAACCTGGGTCTGCTGCTGCTCGCCGCGTCCGCGCTCGGCGGGCGAGCCGGCACCGACTCCATTGAGGGTGCGCACGCCGCCATCGCGGATGTGCTCGGGCCGGGAATCGGCGTCGTGTTCGCGGTGGGGTTGCTCGCCTCGTCCCTGGCCTCGACGTCGGTAGGGGCGTACGCGGGCTCGGAGATCATGGGCGGGCTGTTGCACGTGAGGGTTCCGCTGTGGGTTCGCCGCCTCGTCACACTCATCCCGGCGCTGGTGGTGCTGTGGGCGTACCCGAATCCGTCGTGGGCGCTGGTCATTTCGCAGGTGGCGCTCTCGTTTGGGATCCCCTTCGCCATCATTCCGCTCACCAAGTACACCGCCGACAGGGGCGTCATGGGCGATTACCGCGACGGGCCCGTCATGCGGGTTGCCATGGTGACGGTGTCGGTGCTGATCGTGGTGCTGAACTTCGCCCTCATTTATCTGACCTTGACCGGCGCGGGCGTCTAG
- a CDS encoding ABC transporter ATP-binding protein encodes MDTDAIVSANLSQRYGRHTVLSGLSFRVPSGKITGLLGPNGAGKTTLLKTIIGLYTPASGSVSVLGNDMGTKKTRRQAQARLSFLPQDFSADGALTVAEFVEYNLWMRTYPKEQIHDAAAAAIADVGLTDSTSQKLRTLSGGMRQRAGIAAAIAGTPGIIVLDEPTSGLDPEQRTHFRKLLAGIDSTIILSTHLIEDVESSAHHLLVLSKGTLVYDGSPAVLIEGNDRSVAALEARYIDLLQRA; translated from the coding sequence ATGGATACTGACGCGATTGTTTCGGCAAACCTCAGCCAACGATACGGCAGGCACACCGTCTTGAGTGGGTTATCTTTCCGGGTGCCATCAGGAAAGATCACCGGACTGCTCGGACCTAATGGCGCAGGAAAGACGACGCTTCTGAAGACCATCATCGGACTCTACACGCCGGCCTCAGGATCCGTATCCGTCTTGGGCAATGACATGGGAACCAAGAAAACGCGGCGCCAGGCCCAGGCCAGGCTTAGCTTCCTGCCCCAAGATTTCTCTGCCGACGGCGCCCTGACCGTTGCCGAGTTCGTGGAGTATAACCTGTGGATGCGCACCTATCCGAAGGAGCAGATTCACGACGCGGCGGCCGCCGCCATCGCCGACGTCGGCCTCACCGATTCCACCTCCCAGAAGCTCCGCACGCTATCGGGAGGAATGCGCCAGCGGGCGGGCATCGCGGCCGCCATCGCCGGGACGCCCGGCATCATCGTTCTCGATGAGCCCACCTCGGGGCTCGACCCCGAACAGCGCACCCATTTCCGCAAGCTACTCGCAGGAATCGACTCGACGATCATCTTGTCCACCCACCTCATCGAGGACGTCGAATCGAGCGCGCATCATCTTCTTGTGCTGTCCAAGGGCACGCTCGTCTACGACGGGTCACCAGCCGTGCTGATCGAGGGCAACGACCGTTCCGTGGCAGCCCTCGAAGCTCGCTACATCGACCTCCTGCAGCGTGCATAG
- a CDS encoding DUF4432 family protein, with product MRQPRPATEISDTYGCFAFHSGLLAAGCPAPDDDHPLHGEFPCAPMQEAWLEIEEGAVRVVSMREYVRGFGHHYRATPSVRLEAGASDFEISLSVTNLSEYQPMPLQYMCHMNYAFVEGGTMSQSLPEGAFKLRRSIPAHVTPTRRWTEINEQILAGKIDADSLDTAKEFDPEIVYFADDLPSYGDDLEFTLSSTEGHTFFVEFSSKEFPVATRWLLYNADQQVAAFVLPGTSRPEGRNAAAKCGTLITLNAGETKKFTVKTGVRN from the coding sequence TTGCGGCAGCCGCGGCCCGCCACCGAGATCTCGGACACCTACGGCTGTTTCGCCTTCCATTCTGGGTTGCTCGCGGCGGGGTGCCCCGCTCCCGATGACGACCACCCGCTCCACGGCGAGTTCCCCTGCGCTCCCATGCAGGAGGCCTGGTTGGAAATCGAGGAGGGCGCGGTCCGCGTGGTTTCTATGCGCGAATACGTGCGCGGTTTTGGGCACCACTATCGCGCTACACCGTCTGTGCGGCTCGAGGCCGGAGCCTCCGACTTCGAGATCTCACTGTCCGTGACGAACCTCAGCGAGTACCAACCCATGCCGCTGCAGTACATGTGCCACATGAACTACGCCTTCGTTGAGGGCGGCACGATGAGCCAGTCTCTGCCCGAGGGGGCGTTCAAGCTGCGCCGCTCCATCCCCGCGCACGTGACACCCACCCGGCGGTGGACCGAGATCAACGAACAGATCCTCGCGGGCAAGATCGATGCCGACTCGCTCGACACCGCCAAGGAGTTCGATCCGGAGATCGTCTACTTCGCCGACGACCTCCCCTCCTACGGCGACGACCTCGAATTCACGCTGAGCAGCACCGAGGGGCACACCTTCTTCGTCGAGTTCTCCTCGAAAGAATTCCCCGTGGCGACAAGGTGGCTTCTCTATAATGCTGATCAACAGGTCGCGGCCTTCGTCTTGCCTGGCACATCACGGCCTGAGGGACGTAACGCGGCCGCGAAGTGCGGCACGCTCATCACGCTCAACGCAGGGGAAACAAAGAAGTTCACGGTGAAGACAGGAGTACGCAACTAA
- the ygfZ gene encoding CAF17-like 4Fe-4S cluster assembly/insertion protein YgfZ produces the protein MSPAARSVELPGAVLDEAHGVPAHFGNPFAEENMLARGRAFTDLSFVEVVTVSGLDRATWLHNLTTRDFLNLPTGESSEMLLLDPNGHICSAAGVIDDGDRTWFFLDSGQAEPFTAFLDSMVFRMRVGVERPDVRVFGFFAPDGVPEAIAALADVVWRDPWPCTLPGGANYGVPDADHPAYGSARVLIAARPDQQVIETFGAAGFVPAGLQAWEAKRISDWRPRQNTEVVERALPHELDWLRTAVHLEKGCYRGQETVAKLVNLGRPPRRLAYLYLEGPEGELPARGAQVMAGEKVVGQLTSVARDSQEGPVALALLKRNAPEGELSVGAFVAAQVPIVAREGKSTASPNERPGAGMRPCR, from the coding sequence ATGAGCCCGGCGGCCCGCTCGGTTGAACTCCCCGGAGCCGTGCTCGACGAGGCGCACGGAGTGCCGGCGCACTTTGGCAACCCGTTCGCGGAGGAGAACATGTTGGCCCGCGGGCGGGCCTTCACGGACTTGAGCTTCGTGGAGGTCGTGACTGTCTCGGGGCTGGACCGGGCCACGTGGTTGCACAACCTCACCACCCGTGACTTTCTGAACCTCCCCACGGGCGAAAGCTCGGAGATGCTCTTGCTTGACCCGAACGGCCACATCTGTTCGGCCGCCGGCGTGATCGACGACGGCGATCGCACCTGGTTTTTCCTCGACAGCGGCCAAGCGGAGCCCTTTACCGCGTTCCTAGACTCGATGGTGTTCCGCATGCGGGTAGGGGTGGAGCGCCCGGACGTGCGGGTGTTTGGCTTTTTCGCGCCGGACGGTGTGCCGGAGGCAATCGCGGCGCTGGCCGACGTCGTCTGGCGTGACCCCTGGCCGTGTACGCTGCCCGGCGGTGCGAACTACGGCGTGCCCGACGCGGATCACCCGGCGTACGGGTCGGCGCGCGTGCTGATCGCGGCACGGCCGGACCAGCAGGTGATCGAGACGTTCGGCGCGGCGGGTTTCGTACCCGCCGGCCTGCAGGCGTGGGAAGCGAAGAGGATCTCGGACTGGCGCCCGCGCCAGAACACGGAGGTGGTGGAGCGGGCCCTCCCGCACGAGCTGGACTGGCTACGAACCGCCGTCCACCTGGAGAAGGGGTGCTACCGCGGCCAAGAGACGGTGGCGAAGCTGGTCAACTTGGGCCGCCCGCCGCGCCGCCTGGCCTACCTTTACCTGGAGGGCCCGGAGGGTGAGCTGCCCGCCCGGGGCGCGCAGGTGATGGCGGGGGAGAAGGTCGTGGGGCAGTTGACCTCGGTGGCTCGCGATTCGCAGGAGGGGCCGGTGGCGCTAGCCCTGCTCAAGCGAAACGCGCCCGAGGGCGAACTGTCGGTGGGTGCGTTTGTGGCCGCCCAGGTGCCGATTGTGGCGCGTGAGGGGAAGTCGACGGCGTCGCCGAATGAGCGTCCGGGCGCGGGTATGCGTCCGTGCCGCTGA
- the rbsK gene encoding ribokinase has product MDIAVIGSNMVDLISYIDRMPGEGETVEAPSFAIGCGGKGANQAVASARLGSEVFMLTRVGNDVFADNTIDNFRRNGIDTEFVLRTDTTSGVAPIFVDPQSHNSIIIVKGANGHLSPADIDAAAHKISACQLIVLQLEIPLETVYAAIQFGKEHGIPVLLNPAPAQPDLELEKVKDCTYFVPNESELSLLTGMPVDTLADIENAAHALLDSGIRDVIVTLGSKGALWVNGAGARLFEAPTVDAVDTTGAGDAFIGCFSHELVANGDVESAIQTAIRYASDSVGPPFTGRFGPHLRISEDAAQIVPARSG; this is encoded by the coding sequence ATGGACATTGCAGTCATCGGATCCAACATGGTCGACCTCATCTCGTACATCGACCGGATGCCCGGCGAGGGCGAAACGGTCGAGGCGCCCAGCTTCGCCATCGGTTGCGGCGGCAAGGGCGCGAACCAGGCGGTGGCAAGTGCGCGCCTCGGCTCGGAGGTGTTCATGCTGACCCGCGTGGGCAACGACGTCTTCGCCGACAACACGATCGACAACTTCCGCCGCAACGGCATCGACACCGAGTTCGTGCTGCGCACCGACACCACCTCGGGTGTGGCGCCGATCTTCGTGGACCCGCAGTCGCACAACTCGATCATCATCGTCAAGGGCGCCAATGGCCACCTCTCCCCCGCCGACATCGACGCCGCCGCCCACAAGATCTCCGCCTGCCAACTCATCGTGTTGCAGCTGGAGATCCCGCTCGAGACCGTGTACGCCGCCATCCAGTTCGGCAAGGAACACGGCATCCCGGTGCTGCTCAATCCGGCGCCCGCCCAGCCCGACCTCGAGCTGGAGAAGGTCAAGGACTGCACGTACTTCGTGCCGAACGAAAGCGAGCTGTCGCTGCTGACGGGCATGCCGGTGGACACGCTGGCCGACATCGAAAACGCCGCCCACGCCCTGCTCGATTCGGGCATTCGCGACGTCATCGTCACGCTCGGTTCCAAGGGTGCGCTGTGGGTCAACGGCGCCGGGGCGCGGCTTTTCGAGGCGCCCACGGTTGATGCCGTGGACACCACCGGGGCAGGCGATGCCTTCATCGGCTGCTTCTCGCACGAGCTCGTGGCCAACGGGGACGTGGAGTCCGCCATCCAGACGGCGATCCGCTACGCCTCCGACTCCGTCGGGCCGCCCTTCACGGGACGATTTGGGCCGCATCTTCGTATATCTGAAGATGCGGCCCAAATCGTCCCGGCTAGGTCCGGGTAA
- a CDS encoding ATP-dependent Clp protease ATP-binding subunit gives MFERFTDRARRVIVLAQESARNLKHNYLGTEHILLGLIKEGEGVAAKALESLGITYDAVQEQVIEIIGEGQEQPSGHIPFTPRAKKVLEYAMREGLQLGHSYIGTEHLLLGLCREQDGVAAQVLVKLGADLGRVRQQVTQLLSGYQGKEAVGVGGGGAREGQKAGSTILDQYGRNLTQAARENKLDPVIGRHNETQRVMQVLSRRTKNNPVLIGEPGVGKTAVVEGLSQAIAAGDVPETLKDKQLYSLDMGSLVAGSRYRGDFEERMKKILKEINTRGDIILFIDEIHTLVGAGAAEGALDAASLLKPMMARGELQVIGATTLDEYRKYIEKDAALERRFQPIQVEEPSVKETIAILEGLRDRYEAYHRVTITDEALEAAATLADRYINDRFLPDKAIDLIDEAGARLAIRKMTAPPELRELDEQIGEVKRAKEAAIDGQDFEKAASLRDQEQQLTAKRAEREKAWKEGDLDVVSVVDEDLITEVLSMATGIPVFKLTEAESAKLLRMEEELHKRVIGQDEAVTALSQAIRRTRAGLKDPNRPGGSFIFAGPTGVGKTELAKALAEFLFGDEDSLITLDMSEYSEKHTVSRLFGAPPGYVGYEEGGQLTEKVRRKPFSVVLFDEVEKAHQDLFNSLLQILEEGRLSDSQGRVVDFKNTIIIMTTNLGTKDIAKGVQTGFQFDADTQTSYERMKGRVSEELKNHFRPEFLNRVDDIIVFPQLQKHEILQIVDLMIAKLGARLWDQGMSIVLTDEAKELLAEQGYDPVLGARPLRRAIQRGIEDMLSEKLLFGEFTKGQTIVVDVDHDAVPKAFTFTGQDSDYQLPQGVKPAAEAEQIDGLAQATSLMSAGEDSGADQE, from the coding sequence TTGTTTGAACGGTTTACAGACCGCGCTCGGCGGGTCATTGTGCTCGCCCAGGAGTCCGCGCGCAACCTCAAGCATAACTACCTCGGCACCGAGCACATCCTGCTGGGCCTCATCAAGGAGGGCGAGGGCGTGGCGGCCAAGGCGCTTGAGTCGCTGGGGATCACGTACGACGCCGTGCAGGAGCAGGTCATCGAGATCATTGGCGAGGGCCAGGAGCAGCCGTCGGGCCACATCCCGTTCACCCCGCGCGCCAAGAAGGTCCTCGAATACGCCATGCGTGAGGGGCTCCAGCTCGGCCATTCCTACATCGGCACCGAGCACCTGCTGCTCGGCCTGTGCCGCGAGCAGGACGGCGTGGCCGCGCAGGTGCTGGTCAAGCTGGGGGCGGACCTGGGGCGGGTTCGCCAGCAGGTCACGCAGCTGCTGTCGGGCTACCAGGGGAAGGAAGCCGTGGGTGTCGGCGGTGGCGGCGCTCGCGAGGGCCAGAAGGCCGGCTCCACCATCCTCGATCAGTACGGGCGCAACCTCACCCAGGCGGCACGCGAGAACAAGCTCGACCCGGTGATCGGGCGCCACAATGAGACCCAGCGCGTCATGCAGGTGCTCTCTCGGCGTACGAAGAACAACCCCGTGCTCATCGGCGAACCCGGCGTGGGTAAGACGGCGGTGGTCGAGGGCCTGTCCCAGGCGATCGCTGCCGGGGACGTGCCGGAGACCCTCAAGGATAAGCAGCTCTACTCGCTCGACATGGGTTCGCTGGTGGCGGGTTCGCGCTACCGTGGCGACTTCGAGGAGCGGATGAAGAAGATCCTTAAGGAAATCAACACCCGCGGCGACATCATCCTCTTCATTGACGAGATCCACACCCTTGTAGGCGCGGGCGCGGCCGAGGGCGCGCTGGACGCGGCGTCGTTGCTCAAGCCTATGATGGCGCGCGGCGAGCTGCAGGTGATCGGCGCGACCACCCTAGACGAGTACCGCAAGTACATCGAGAAGGACGCGGCGCTCGAGCGTCGTTTCCAGCCGATCCAGGTCGAGGAACCGTCGGTGAAGGAGACCATCGCAATCCTCGAGGGTCTGCGCGACCGCTACGAGGCCTACCATCGCGTGACCATCACGGACGAGGCGCTCGAGGCCGCAGCGACGCTGGCGGACCGCTACATCAACGATCGCTTCCTGCCAGACAAGGCGATCGACCTCATCGACGAAGCCGGCGCCCGGCTGGCCATCCGCAAGATGACCGCCCCGCCCGAGCTGCGTGAGCTAGACGAGCAGATCGGCGAGGTCAAGCGCGCGAAGGAGGCCGCCATCGACGGCCAGGACTTCGAGAAGGCCGCCTCGCTACGCGACCAGGAGCAGCAGCTCACCGCCAAGCGAGCCGAGCGTGAGAAGGCCTGGAAGGAGGGCGACCTCGACGTCGTGTCGGTGGTGGACGAGGATCTCATCACCGAGGTGCTCTCGATGGCCACGGGCATCCCCGTCTTCAAGCTCACCGAGGCCGAGTCCGCCAAGTTGCTGCGCATGGAGGAAGAGCTGCACAAGCGCGTCATCGGCCAGGATGAAGCCGTCACCGCGCTGTCGCAGGCGATCCGCCGCACCCGCGCTGGGCTGAAGGATCCGAACCGCCCCGGCGGCTCGTTCATCTTCGCCGGCCCCACCGGCGTGGGTAAGACGGAGCTGGCGAAGGCGCTCGCGGAGTTCCTCTTTGGGGACGAGGACTCGCTCATCACGCTTGACATGTCCGAATACTCCGAGAAGCACACCGTCTCGCGACTGTTCGGCGCGCCTCCGGGATACGTGGGTTACGAGGAGGGCGGCCAGCTGACCGAGAAGGTCCGCCGCAAGCCGTTCTCCGTGGTGCTGTTCGACGAGGTGGAGAAGGCCCACCAGGACCTCTTCAATTCGCTGCTCCAGATTCTGGAGGAGGGGCGACTGAGCGATTCGCAGGGTCGCGTGGTGGACTTCAAGAACACGATCATCATCATGACCACCAACCTCGGCACGAAGGACATCGCCAAGGGTGTGCAGACCGGCTTCCAGTTCGACGCCGACACGCAGACCTCATACGAGCGTATGAAGGGTCGCGTATCGGAGGAGCTGAAGAACCACTTCCGCCCCGAGTTCCTCAACCGTGTGGACGACATCATCGTCTTCCCGCAGCTGCAGAAGCATGAGATCCTGCAGATCGTGGACCTCATGATCGCTAAGCTTGGCGCCCGCTTGTGGGATCAGGGCATGTCGATCGTGTTGACCGATGAGGCCAAGGAGCTCCTCGCCGAGCAGGGTTACGACCCGGTGCTTGGCGCCCGCCCGTTGCGCCGCGCTATTCAGCGCGGGATCGAGGACATGCTCTCGGAGAAGCTGCTCTTTGGCGAGTTCACGAAGGGGCAGACGATCGTGGTGGATGTGGATCACGATGCCGTCCCGAAGGCGTTCACATTCACCGGGCAGGATTCGGACTACCAGCTGCCGCAGGGTGTCAAGCCCGCCGCTGAGGCCGAGCAGATCGACGGCCTGGCGCAGGCGACTTCGCTGATGTCGGCGGGGGAGGACTCCGGTGCCGACCAGGAGTAG
- the dtd gene encoding D-aminoacyl-tRNA deacylase, giving the protein MRAVIQRVRRASVTVDGQIVGQIGPGLCVLVGVTHDDGPAQIDKTARKIAQLKLLRGPDGDDDPAARVSAEECGAPILLVSQFTLYADVRKGRKPSWSHAAGGEAAEPIFDAVVDAVRGYGLRVETGVFGAMMDVELVNDGPFTILVEV; this is encoded by the coding sequence ATGCGCGCAGTTATCCAACGCGTAAGGCGTGCGTCCGTCACGGTAGATGGCCAAATTGTGGGGCAGATCGGCCCGGGACTGTGCGTGCTCGTGGGCGTCACTCATGACGACGGGCCCGCCCAGATCGACAAGACCGCCCGCAAGATTGCTCAGCTTAAGCTGCTACGCGGCCCCGACGGCGACGACGACCCAGCCGCCCGGGTCAGCGCCGAGGAGTGCGGCGCCCCCATCCTGCTGGTCTCCCAGTTCACGCTGTATGCCGACGTGCGCAAGGGGCGCAAGCCTAGCTGGTCGCATGCGGCCGGCGGCGAGGCGGCGGAGCCGATCTTCGACGCGGTTGTGGACGCCGTACGCGGCTACGGGCTGCGCGTCGAGACGGGTGTGTTCGGGGCGATGATGGACGTCGAGCTGGTCAACGACGGGCCGTTCACCATCCTCGTCGAGGTGTAG